One genomic region from Pseudoduganella lutea encodes:
- a CDS encoding cation diffusion facilitator family transporter, whose protein sequence is MTATSHLHAHLKGDAKYKHQRADRSLAILAWAVGLTLTFAAVEVVAGFMANSLALIADAGHMLTDAASLGLALLAQLIAKRPPSSRYSFGFGRAEALAAFVNGLVMLLVIGWIVFEAVHRFAQPQAVQGGTVAGVAAIGLVVNILVALVLSKDKESMNTRAALVHVMGDMLGSVAALAAGAVIYFTGWMQIDPLLSLLVSLLLLKSTIGILRESGHHLMEGVPDDIDYEKVGNDLEGIDGVASVHDLHVWDMAPGQPALIGHVEVHDLQHWPATLKAIRAMLIEKHGIDHITLQAELAGRQGRPQ, encoded by the coding sequence ATGACCGCCACCAGCCACCTGCATGCCCACCTGAAGGGCGACGCCAAGTACAAGCACCAGCGGGCCGACCGCAGCCTGGCCATCCTGGCCTGGGCCGTGGGGCTGACGCTGACCTTTGCCGCGGTCGAGGTCGTGGCAGGCTTCATGGCCAATTCGCTGGCACTGATCGCCGACGCCGGCCACATGCTGACCGATGCCGCGTCGCTGGGCCTTGCGCTGCTGGCGCAACTGATCGCCAAGCGCCCGCCCTCCTCGCGCTACTCGTTCGGCTTCGGCCGCGCCGAGGCGCTGGCCGCGTTCGTCAATGGCCTCGTCATGCTGCTGGTGATCGGCTGGATCGTGTTCGAGGCGGTGCACCGCTTCGCCCAGCCGCAGGCCGTGCAGGGCGGCACCGTGGCCGGCGTGGCGGCAATCGGCCTGGTGGTCAACATACTGGTCGCGCTGGTGCTGTCGAAGGACAAGGAAAGCATGAACACGCGCGCGGCACTGGTGCACGTGATGGGTGACATGCTCGGGTCCGTGGCCGCGCTGGCCGCCGGCGCCGTCATCTACTTCACCGGCTGGATGCAGATCGACCCACTGCTGTCGCTGCTGGTGTCGCTGCTGCTGCTGAAGTCCACCATCGGCATCCTGCGCGAATCGGGCCATCACCTGATGGAAGGCGTGCCGGACGATATCGACTACGAAAAAGTGGGGAACGACCTCGAAGGCATCGACGGCGTGGCGTCGGTGCACGACCTGCATGTGTGGGACATGGCACCGGGCCAGCCGGCGCTGATCGGCCACGTGGAAGTGCACGACCTGCAGCACTGGCCCGCCACACTGAAGGCGATCCGCGCCATGCTGATCGAAAAACATGGCATCGACCACATCACGCTGCAGGCCGAATTGGCGGGCCGGCAGGGGCGGCCGCAATAG
- the thrS gene encoding threonine--tRNA ligase, whose translation MVSVRLPDGSVRQFDAPVTVAQVASNISTSLGKAALAGKVDGKVVDTSFLIEQDADVAIVTDRDPEGLDVIRHSTAHLLAYAVKELFPDAQVTIGPTIENGFYYDFSYKRPFTPDDLVAIEKKMAELAKKDEPVTRKVLPRDEAVAYFKSIGEEYKAEIIASIPANEDVSLYSEGKFTDLCRGPHVPSTGKLKVFKLMKLAGAYWRGDSKNEMLQRVYGTAWTKKEDQELYLHNLEEAEKRDHRKLGKQLDFFHFQDEAPGLVFWHPKGWTIWQQVEQYMRKKYQDNGYQEVKAPQILDASLWAKTGHWDNYRENMFVTESENRSYALKPMNCPGHVQIFNSDLRSYRDLPLRYGEFGQCHRNEPSGALHGIMRVRGFTQDDGHIFCTHEQIEPEVVAFHQQAMAVYEDFDFTNIEVKLALRPDNRIGTDEVWNDAEEALRQGLRACGVTWTELPGEGAFYGPKIEYHLKDSLGRPWQVGTMQVDFFMPERLGAQYVAEDNTKKTPVMLHRAIVGSMERFIGILIENYAGALPMWLAPVQVAILNISDGQAQYATELAAKLRKLGLRVTADLRNEKITYKIREHSVQKLPYILVIGDKERDANTVAVRARGNIDLGVMSIDALVERLQQDVANKA comes from the coding sequence ATGGTATCAGTCCGACTTCCCGATGGATCCGTGCGCCAGTTCGATGCGCCGGTCACCGTGGCCCAGGTGGCCTCCAACATCAGCACGAGCCTGGGCAAGGCCGCGCTGGCAGGCAAGGTTGACGGCAAAGTGGTCGACACCTCGTTCCTGATCGAGCAGGATGCCGACGTGGCGATCGTCACCGACAGGGATCCCGAAGGCCTGGACGTGATCCGTCACTCGACGGCCCACCTGCTGGCCTACGCCGTCAAGGAGCTGTTCCCGGATGCGCAGGTGACGATCGGCCCGACGATCGAAAACGGTTTCTACTACGACTTCTCGTACAAGCGCCCGTTCACGCCGGATGACCTGGTGGCGATCGAAAAGAAGATGGCCGAGCTGGCGAAGAAGGACGAGCCCGTCACCCGCAAGGTGCTGCCGCGCGACGAGGCCGTGGCGTACTTCAAGTCGATCGGCGAAGAATACAAGGCCGAGATCATCGCCTCGATCCCGGCGAATGAGGACGTGTCGCTGTACAGCGAAGGCAAGTTCACCGACCTGTGCCGCGGCCCGCACGTGCCGTCGACGGGCAAGCTGAAGGTCTTCAAGCTGATGAAGCTGGCTGGCGCCTACTGGCGCGGCGATTCGAAGAACGAGATGCTGCAGCGCGTGTACGGCACCGCCTGGACGAAGAAGGAAGACCAGGAGCTGTACCTTCACAACCTGGAAGAGGCGGAAAAGCGCGACCACCGCAAGCTGGGCAAGCAGCTGGACTTCTTCCACTTCCAGGATGAGGCGCCGGGCCTCGTGTTCTGGCATCCGAAAGGCTGGACCATCTGGCAACAGGTCGAGCAGTACATGCGCAAGAAATACCAGGACAACGGCTACCAGGAAGTGAAGGCGCCGCAGATCCTGGATGCCAGCCTGTGGGCCAAGACGGGCCACTGGGACAACTACCGTGAAAACATGTTCGTCACGGAATCGGAAAACCGCTCGTATGCGCTGAAGCCGATGAATTGCCCGGGTCACGTGCAGATCTTCAATTCCGACCTGCGCTCTTATCGCGACTTGCCGCTGCGCTACGGCGAATTCGGCCAGTGCCACCGCAACGAGCCGTCCGGCGCGCTGCACGGCATCATGCGCGTGCGCGGTTTCACGCAGGACGACGGCCACATCTTCTGCACGCACGAGCAGATCGAGCCGGAAGTGGTGGCATTCCACCAGCAGGCGATGGCGGTGTACGAGGACTTCGACTTCACCAATATCGAGGTGAAGCTGGCGTTGCGTCCTGATAACCGCATCGGTACCGATGAAGTGTGGAACGACGCGGAAGAGGCGCTGCGCCAGGGCCTGCGCGCCTGCGGCGTGACGTGGACGGAGCTGCCGGGCGAGGGTGCGTTCTACGGCCCGAAGATCGAATACCACCTGAAGGATTCGCTCGGTCGCCCATGGCAGGTTGGCACGATGCAGGTCGACTTCTTCATGCCCGAACGCCTCGGTGCGCAATATGTCGCCGAAGACAATACGAAAAAGACCCCGGTGATGCTGCACCGCGCGATCGTCGGGTCGATGGAGCGTTTCATCGGCATCCTGATCGAGAACTATGCCGGCGCGCTGCCGATGTGGCTGGCGCCGGTGCAGGTTGCCATCCTGAACATCTCGGACGGCCAGGCGCAATACGCCACCGAGCTGGCCGCCAAGCTGCGCAAGCTGGGCCTGCGCGTCACGGCTGATTTGCGCAACGAGAAGATCACGTATAAAATACGCGAACATTCCGTCCAAAAATTGCCTTATATCCTTGTTATCGGAGATAAGGAACGGGACGCCAATACCGTGGCCGTGCGTGCGCGGGGCAATATCGACCTGGGTGTCATGTCGATCGATGCCCTGGTTGAGCGACTCCAGCAGGATGTCGCCAACAAAGCCTGA
- the infC gene encoding translation initiation factor IF-3 yields the protein MKFLKETAIATDKSQHRINGEITAPEMRLSGVNNEPLGIVSLAEAFRLAEEANVDLVEIAPTAQPPVCRLMDYGKFKYSEQKKAHEAKLKQKIISVKEVKFRPGTDEGDYNIKLRNLIKFLEDGDKTKITLRFRGREMAHQDIGMRMLERLRGDLEEHGQVEQFPKMEGRQMIMVIAPKKKIPPR from the coding sequence ATCAAATTTTTAAAGGAAACTGCAATAGCTACTGACAAGTCGCAGCATCGCATCAATGGCGAAATCACGGCACCGGAAATGCGTCTCTCCGGTGTCAATAATGAGCCGCTGGGCATCGTGAGCCTGGCCGAAGCCTTCCGCCTGGCGGAAGAGGCGAACGTGGACCTCGTGGAAATTGCGCCGACCGCGCAGCCGCCGGTTTGCCGTCTGATGGATTACGGTAAGTTTAAGTATTCCGAGCAGAAAAAAGCGCACGAAGCCAAATTGAAGCAGAAAATCATCTCCGTGAAGGAAGTCAAATTCCGTCCCGGTACCGATGAAGGCGACTACAACATCAAGCTGCGCAATCTGATCAAGTTCCTGGAAGATGGCGACAAGACGAAGATCACCCTTCGTTTCCGCGGCCGTGAAATGGCCCACCAGGATATCGGCATGCGCATGCTGGAGCGGTTGAGGGGCGATCTGGAAGAGCATGGCCAGGTCGAGCAGTTCCCCAAGATGGAAGGCCGCCAGATGATCATGGTCATTGCCCCCAAAAAGAAAATTCCGCCGCGGTAA
- the rpmI gene encoding 50S ribosomal protein L35 gives MPKMKTKSSAKKRFRVRPGGTVKSGMAFKRHILTKKTTKNKRQLRGTRNINASDVTSVLRMMPSA, from the coding sequence ATGCCAAAAATGAAGACCAAAAGCTCCGCGAAGAAGCGTTTTCGCGTGCGTCCGGGTGGTACCGTCAAATCGGGTATGGCGTTCAAGCGTCACATCCTGACCAAGAAAACCACCAAAAACAAGCGTCAGCTGCGTGGCACCCGTAACATCAATGCGTCCGACGTCACCAGCGTCCTGCGCATGATGCCGTCCGCTTAA
- the rplT gene encoding 50S ribosomal protein L20 produces MPRVKRGVTARARHKKVLNQAKGYRGRRSKVYRIAKQAVMRAGQYAYRDRRNKKRVFRALWITRINAASREHGLTYSVFMNGLKKAAIELDRKVLADMAVMDKPAFAAIVNAVKAKIAAA; encoded by the coding sequence ATGCCTCGAGTAAAACGTGGGGTTACCGCGCGTGCCCGTCATAAAAAAGTACTGAATCAGGCCAAGGGTTACCGCGGCCGCCGCAGCAAGGTTTACCGGATTGCCAAGCAAGCAGTGATGCGCGCTGGCCAGTATGCCTACCGCGACCGTCGTAACAAGAAGCGCGTCTTCCGCGCCCTGTGGATCACCCGTATCAACGCGGCTTCGCGCGAACACGGCCTGACCTACAGCGTCTTCATGAACGGCCTGAAGAAAGCCGCTATCGAACTGGACCGTAAAGTCCTGGCCGATATGGCTGTGATGGACAAGCCGGCGTTTGCCGCGATTGTCAACGCCGTGAAAGCAAAGATCGCTGCTGCTTAA
- the pheS gene encoding phenylalanine--tRNA ligase subunit alpha, translated as MNSLEQIVSVAQADFLAAADAAALENAKAKYLGKTGQITELMKGLGKLAPEEKKAQGALINAAKGQIEAALTARRDALADAQLQQRLNAEAIDVTLPGRGRAPGGIHPVMRTWERVEAIFRSIGFDVAGGPEIETDWTNFTALNSPENHPARSMQDTFYIEGNDSTGKPLLLRTHTSPMQVRYARSHQPPIKVIAPGRTYRVDSDATHSPMFHQVEGLWIAENISFADLKGVYLNFVKAFFETDDLQVRFRPSYFPFTEPSAEIDIAFGSGPLKGRWLEVSGSGQVHPTVVRNFGLDPEKYIGFAFGSGLERLTMLRYGVNDLRLFYEGDLRFLKQFN; from the coding sequence ATGAACTCCCTCGAACAAATCGTTTCCGTTGCGCAGGCTGACTTTCTCGCCGCCGCGGATGCTGCCGCACTTGAAAACGCCAAAGCCAAGTACCTTGGCAAGACTGGCCAGATTACCGAACTGATGAAGGGCCTCGGCAAGCTTGCGCCCGAGGAAAAGAAGGCGCAAGGCGCGCTGATCAACGCCGCCAAGGGCCAGATCGAAGCCGCGCTGACGGCACGCCGCGATGCGCTGGCCGATGCCCAGTTGCAGCAGCGCCTGAATGCCGAAGCGATCGACGTGACCTTGCCCGGCCGCGGCCGCGCTCCCGGTGGCATCCACCCGGTGATGCGCACGTGGGAGCGGGTCGAGGCGATCTTCCGCTCGATCGGCTTCGACGTGGCCGGTGGCCCCGAGATCGAAACCGACTGGACCAACTTCACCGCGCTGAACAGCCCGGAAAACCACCCGGCCCGCTCGATGCAGGACACGTTCTATATCGAAGGCAACGACAGCACCGGCAAGCCGCTGCTGCTGCGCACGCATACGAGTCCGATGCAGGTGCGCTACGCGCGCAGCCACCAGCCGCCGATCAAGGTGATCGCGCCAGGCCGCACGTACCGCGTCGACAGCGACGCCACCCACTCGCCGATGTTCCACCAGGTCGAAGGCCTGTGGATCGCCGAGAACATCAGCTTTGCCGACCTGAAGGGTGTGTACCTGAACTTCGTGAAGGCGTTCTTTGAAACGGACGACCTGCAAGTGCGCTTCCGTCCTTCGTATTTCCCGTTTACCGAACCGTCGGCCGAGATCGACATCGCCTTCGGTTCCGGTCCGCTGAAAGGCCGCTGGCTGGAAGTGTCCGGCTCGGGCCAGGTGCACCCGACTGTCGTGCGCAATTTCGGGCTGGACCCGGAAAAATACATCGGCTTCGCGTTCGGCTCCGGCCTCGAGCGCCTGACGATGCTGCGCTATGGCGTCAATGACCTGCGCCTGTTCTATGAAGGCGACCTGCGCTTCCTGAAGCAATTCAATTGA
- the pheT gene encoding phenylalanine--tRNA ligase subunit beta, giving the protein MQFSENWLRTMVDPKMTSDELSHLLTMSGLEVEEVEPVAPPFTNVVVGHVREVQKHPNADRLNVCQVDVGTGTLLNIVCGAPNVREGLKVACATAGAMLPPGADGKPFEIKVGKLRGVESQGMLCSARELKLSEDHGGLLELPDDAPVGQNFRDYYALNDLKFTIKLTPNKADCLSVLGVAREVAALTGAPLNAPASTATAVTLEETLPVKIGAPDLCGRFAGRVIRNLNAKAATPDWMKQRLERSGQRSLSALVDISNYVMLELGRPSHVFDLDKIHGGLEVRWGKPGESLKLLNGNTVSVDEWVGVVADEQNVESLAGIMGGDATAVSLDTTNVYVEAAFWWPNAIQGRARKYNFSTDAAHRFERGVDYATIPEHLERITALIVEICGTPETKVGAIDDQVVNLPERQPVQLRTARAQKVIGVPLTDEVIADIFKRLALPHTVENGVFSVTAPSYRFDIEIEEDLIEEVARVYGFENIPAKPPVAENTMQIAPENTRSIFAVRHQLADLGYQEVVNMSFVEAQWEQDFNGNENPIKLQNPIASQLSVMRSSLIGSLVANVRYNVNRKAPRVRAFEVGAVYKRDAAVQDGPLTVAGYDQPQRIGVIAYGPQADEQWGLPTRDADFFDVKADLEALFAPAPLRFAKLEHPALHPGRAASVALDGKVIGFIGELHPRWLQKYDLPKAPVVFEVDAVALQQRDVPVYTEISKFPGTTRDLALVVPHTVAAQDLLDVFAAAVAASEHARIVQAIVLFDEYRGVGLASDEKSLAFRFSLQDTQTTLQDEIVDALMGSLADAATQKAGAKLRK; this is encoded by the coding sequence ATGCAATTCTCCGAAAACTGGCTCCGTACCATGGTCGATCCGAAGATGACTTCGGATGAGCTGTCCCACCTGCTGACGATGTCCGGCCTCGAAGTGGAAGAAGTGGAACCCGTCGCGCCGCCATTCACCAATGTCGTCGTCGGCCACGTGCGCGAAGTGCAGAAACACCCGAACGCGGACCGCCTGAACGTGTGCCAGGTCGACGTGGGCACGGGTACGCTGCTCAACATCGTGTGCGGCGCGCCCAATGTGCGCGAAGGCCTGAAGGTGGCATGCGCAACGGCCGGCGCCATGCTGCCGCCGGGCGCCGACGGCAAGCCGTTCGAGATCAAGGTGGGCAAGCTGCGCGGCGTCGAGTCGCAAGGCATGCTGTGCTCGGCACGTGAACTGAAATTGTCCGAAGACCACGGCGGCCTGCTGGAGTTGCCGGACGATGCGCCCGTGGGCCAGAACTTCCGCGACTACTACGCGCTGAACGACCTGAAATTCACGATCAAGCTGACGCCGAACAAGGCCGACTGCCTGTCCGTGCTGGGCGTGGCCCGCGAAGTGGCGGCATTGACGGGCGCGCCGCTGAACGCGCCCGCAAGCACTGCTACGGCCGTCACGCTCGAGGAAACGCTGCCCGTGAAGATCGGCGCGCCGGACCTGTGCGGCCGCTTTGCCGGCCGCGTCATCCGCAACCTGAACGCGAAGGCCGCCACGCCGGACTGGATGAAACAGCGCCTCGAGCGCAGCGGCCAGCGTTCGCTGTCGGCGCTGGTCGACATCTCGAACTACGTGATGCTGGAGCTGGGCCGTCCATCGCACGTGTTCGACCTGGACAAGATCCACGGCGGCCTGGAAGTACGCTGGGGTAAGCCTGGCGAATCGCTGAAGCTGCTGAACGGTAATACGGTTTCCGTCGACGAATGGGTCGGCGTGGTTGCGGACGAGCAGAACGTGGAATCGCTTGCCGGCATCATGGGCGGCGATGCCACCGCCGTCTCGCTGGACACGACCAATGTGTACGTGGAAGCGGCGTTCTGGTGGCCGAACGCCATCCAGGGCCGTGCCCGCAAGTACAACTTCTCGACCGATGCGGCCCACCGCTTCGAGCGCGGCGTGGACTACGCAACGATTCCCGAGCACCTCGAACGCATCACCGCGCTGATCGTGGAAATCTGCGGCACGCCGGAGACGAAAGTCGGCGCAATCGATGACCAGGTCGTCAACCTGCCGGAGCGCCAGCCCGTGCAACTGCGCACCGCGCGCGCCCAGAAGGTCATCGGCGTGCCGCTGACGGACGAGGTCATCGCCGACATCTTCAAGCGCCTGGCGCTGCCGCATACGGTAGAGAATGGCGTATTCTCCGTCACGGCGCCGAGCTACCGTTTCGACATCGAGATCGAGGAAGACCTGATCGAGGAAGTGGCCCGCGTCTACGGCTTCGAGAACATTCCGGCCAAGCCGCCGGTGGCCGAAAACACGATGCAGATCGCGCCGGAAAACACCCGTTCGATCTTCGCGGTGCGGCACCAGCTGGCCGACCTGGGTTACCAGGAAGTGGTCAACATGAGCTTCGTGGAAGCGCAGTGGGAGCAGGACTTCAACGGCAACGAGAATCCGATCAAGCTGCAGAACCCCATCGCCAGCCAGCTGTCCGTCATGCGTTCGTCGCTGATAGGCAGCCTGGTGGCGAACGTGCGCTACAACGTCAACCGCAAGGCGCCACGCGTGCGCGCGTTCGAAGTGGGCGCCGTGTACAAGCGCGACGCGGCCGTGCAGGACGGGCCGCTGACGGTGGCGGGTTACGACCAGCCCCAGCGGATCGGCGTCATCGCCTATGGCCCGCAGGCGGACGAGCAATGGGGCTTGCCAACGCGCGATGCCGACTTCTTCGACGTCAAGGCCGATCTGGAGGCGCTGTTCGCGCCGGCCCCGTTGCGCTTTGCCAAGCTGGAACACCCGGCGCTGCATCCGGGCCGTGCCGCCTCCGTTGCGCTGGATGGCAAGGTGATCGGCTTCATTGGCGAACTGCATCCGCGCTGGCTGCAAAAGTATGACCTGCCGAAGGCGCCTGTCGTATTCGAGGTCGATGCAGTAGCATTGCAGCAACGTGACGTGCCGGTTTATACGGAAATTTCGAAATTCCCGGGCACGACGCGCGACCTCGCACTGGTGGTTCCACACACGGTGGCGGCGCAGGATCTGCTGGATGTATTCGCGGCCGCGGTGGCGGCGAGCGAACATGCCCGCATCGTGCAAGCCATTGTTTTGTTTGATGAATACCGTGGCGTTGGCCTCGCATCGGACGAGAAATCGCTTGCTTTCCGCTTTAGCTTGCAAGATACTCAAACAACCCTGCAGGACGAAATCGTCGATGCATTGATGGGCTCGTTGGCCGATGCGGCAACGCAAAAAGCTGGCGCAAAATTACGCAAGTGA
- a CDS encoding integration host factor subunit alpha, whose amino-acid sequence MQVAKVRQEAEKSLPTLTKAELAELLFEQVGLNKREAKDMVETFFDEIRNALERGEAVKLSGFGNFQLRDKPQRPGRNPKTGEEIPITARRVVTFHASQKLKAMVEESAALARAA is encoded by the coding sequence ATGCAGGTTGCAAAAGTACGCCAGGAAGCTGAAAAAAGCTTGCCCACATTGACGAAAGCCGAATTGGCCGAACTCCTGTTCGAACAGGTCGGTTTGAACAAGCGCGAGGCAAAGGACATGGTCGAAACCTTTTTCGACGAGATTCGCAATGCGCTCGAGCGGGGCGAAGCCGTCAAACTGTCCGGTTTCGGCAATTTCCAGTTGCGCGACAAGCCGCAGCGGCCGGGTCGCAATCCAAAAACAGGGGAAGAAATCCCGATTACGGCGCGTCGCGTCGTTACCTTCCATGCCAGCCAGAAGCTCAAGGCGATGGTGGAAGAAAGTGCCGCGCTGGCACGCGCAGCCTGA
- a CDS encoding MerR family transcriptional regulator — MNDRISKTELVSLPPIPAKRYFTIGEVSELCGVKPHVLRYWEQEFTQLKPVKRRGNRRYYQHHEVLLIRRIRELLYEQGFTISGARNKLDSRGVAAQEAYDDDTPPAPPPLDREMIRSELLAILNLLK; from the coding sequence ATGAACGATCGCATCAGCAAGACCGAACTGGTCAGCTTGCCGCCGATTCCGGCCAAGCGTTACTTCACGATCGGCGAGGTTAGCGAACTGTGTGGCGTGAAACCGCACGTGCTGCGCTACTGGGAACAGGAATTCACCCAACTCAAGCCAGTCAAGCGGCGCGGCAACCGCCGCTATTATCAACACCATGAAGTGCTGCTGATCCGCCGCATCCGTGAGCTGCTCTATGAACAGGGCTTCACGATCAGTGGCGCACGCAACAAACTGGACAGCCGCGGCGTCGCCGCCCAGGAAGCGTATGATGACGATACGCCGCCGGCGCCGCCACCGCTCGACCGGGAAATGATCCGCAGCGAACTGCTCGCGATCCTGAACCTGTTGAAATAA
- a CDS encoding response regulator, with amino-acid sequence MIRVAICDDHQIVRAGFKQIFSQSDEFSVVAEGSTGREALDIARREICDVLLLDIAMPDQSGIDTLRTIRQGQPDLPVLILSGYPAQQYALNLFKMGANGYLNKECEADELITAVRTVFQGRRYVSSQVGELLAQSFDRDPNTALHTELSDREFQVFLRLARGATVSDIGTALSLSIKTVSTYRTRIMEKMGLQSNSDLTYYAMKNNLLD; translated from the coding sequence ATGATACGCGTTGCCATTTGTGACGATCACCAGATAGTACGAGCAGGCTTCAAACAGATCTTTTCGCAATCCGACGAATTTTCCGTCGTGGCGGAAGGCAGTACCGGGCGTGAGGCACTCGATATCGCGCGCCGCGAAATCTGCGATGTGCTGCTGCTCGATATCGCCATGCCCGACCAGAGCGGTATCGACACGCTGCGCACGATCCGCCAGGGGCAGCCCGATTTGCCGGTGCTGATCCTGTCCGGCTACCCGGCACAGCAATATGCGCTCAACCTCTTCAAGATGGGTGCCAATGGCTACCTGAACAAGGAATGCGAGGCCGATGAACTGATCACGGCCGTGCGTACCGTGTTCCAGGGCCGCCGCTATGTCAGCTCGCAGGTTGGCGAGCTGCTGGCACAGAGCTTCGACCGCGATCCGAACACGGCGCTGCATACCGAATTGTCGGACCGCGAATTCCAGGTTTTCCTGCGCCTTGCCCGAGGTGCCACCGTGTCCGATATCGGCACGGCGCTATCGCTCAGCATCAAGACAGTGAGCACCTATCGCACCCGGATCATGGAGAAAATGGGCTTGCAGTCGAATAGTGACCTGACCTACTATGCAATGAAGAACAACCTGCTGGATTGA
- a CDS encoding CHASE3 domain-containing protein translates to MYFTAKAAPHYRLPLYKTVLCVTCALILVVNGLFLFHNLEALKSANAQVLQSSRVAERLQYLDVLVQDAESSMRGYFISGNDVYLGPTRTVLSQTEAEVRQLQGLLADNPAQLKNLAQLNTLIRRKLSMLNQAVEVYHHGGLDEIVNISRYGDERGGLDEIRLQTVIMIQEQNETLEARSARFYDEYHRALVLGVLINAIAIVVLVMFYRLVGRSYYRQAAVEHALQQSNENLEAMVAQRTEQLSVLSRHLITISEDEKSRLSRELHDEMGANLTSIGMDIGAVMLQLQKTQPELAAQLKRARGTLVETVELKRRIIEDLRPSLLDNLGLCAAIDSYTDDFSRMTKLPCETEIGPEIDGIVREGDASLSIALFRIVQESLTNIRKYAQASRVSVTLIRTGEGIVLRIIDDGIGIASNTLAKPMSHGILGMRERALLLGGTLTIRRGRGDKGTCIEARIPLRNGAPVEGSVARPPVSSPLRQRADDHIPSLPLCSTRPHSVPAHHDPVQ, encoded by the coding sequence ATGTATTTCACAGCGAAGGCAGCACCGCATTACCGGCTGCCACTCTACAAGACCGTATTGTGCGTTACGTGCGCGCTGATCCTTGTCGTCAACGGCCTGTTCCTCTTTCATAACCTCGAAGCACTGAAAAGCGCCAACGCGCAAGTGCTGCAAAGCTCGCGCGTTGCCGAGCGCCTTCAGTACCTCGACGTGCTCGTGCAGGATGCGGAAAGCAGCATGCGCGGTTACTTTATTTCCGGTAACGACGTCTATCTCGGCCCGACGCGCACCGTGCTGTCGCAGACCGAGGCCGAGGTGCGCCAGTTGCAGGGCCTGCTGGCCGACAACCCCGCCCAACTGAAAAACCTCGCCCAGTTGAACACGCTGATCCGTCGCAAGCTGTCGATGCTGAACCAGGCCGTCGAGGTCTACCACCATGGCGGGCTGGACGAGATCGTCAATATTTCCCGCTATGGCGATGAACGTGGCGGCCTCGACGAGATCCGGCTGCAGACCGTGATCATGATCCAGGAGCAGAACGAAACGCTGGAAGCGCGCAGCGCGCGCTTCTACGACGAATATCATCGGGCACTGGTGCTCGGCGTGCTGATCAACGCCATCGCGATCGTGGTGCTCGTCATGTTCTACCGCCTCGTCGGGCGCAGTTATTATCGCCAGGCCGCCGTCGAGCATGCGCTGCAGCAGTCGAACGAGAACCTCGAAGCGATGGTGGCACAGCGTACCGAGCAGTTGTCAGTGCTGTCGCGGCACCTGATCACCATCAGCGAGGATGAAAAATCGCGCCTGTCGCGCGAACTGCACGACGAAATGGGCGCCAACCTCACGTCGATCGGCATGGATATCGGTGCCGTCATGTTGCAGCTGCAGAAAACGCAACCTGAACTGGCGGCCCAGTTGAAGCGGGCACGTGGCACGCTGGTGGAGACGGTGGAGCTGAAGCGCCGCATCATCGAGGATCTGCGGCCCAGCCTGCTGGACAACCTGGGCCTGTGCGCCGCGATCGACAGCTATACCGACGATTTCTCGCGCATGACGAAACTGCCGTGTGAAACGGAGATCGGTCCGGAAATCGATGGCATCGTTCGCGAAGGCGATGCCAGCCTGTCGATCGCGCTGTTCCGCATCGTCCAGGAATCGCTGACCAACATCCGCAAGTATGCGCAGGCAAGCCGTGTGTCCGTGACGCTGATACGGACAGGCGAGGGGATCGTCCTGAGGATTATCGACGACGGCATCGGCATCGCATCGAACACATTGGCCAAACCGATGTCGCACGGCATTCTCGGCATGCGGGAACGCGCGTTGCTGCTGGGGGGCACGTTGACGATCCGCCGCGGGCGCGGCGACAAGGGCACATGCATCGAGGCGCGCATTCCGCTCAGGAATGGCGCGCCGGTGGAGGGGAGTGTGGCGCGGCCGCCGGTCAGCAGCCCGCTACGTCAACGAGCAGACGATCATATTCCGTCTTTGCCACTTTGTAGCACTCGCCCGCATAGCGTTCCAGCCCATCACGATCCAGTACAGTGA